The following coding sequences lie in one Glycine max cultivar Williams 82 chromosome 19, Glycine_max_v4.0, whole genome shotgun sequence genomic window:
- the LOC100814324 gene encoding dormancy-associated protein homolog 3 isoform X2, with protein MTSVGRSCISYSEIWSSLGSPYAGSAKIRLIHMGLLDHLWDDTVAGPRPENGLGKLRKHHTFTFRPSSGKETEGGSVRSYGDESSEEATRVTRSIMIVKPPGYQSGSPPVSPAGSTTPISPFSGKEEKIRFGFEEGRHQMRTRREGRTDQALLLLSMCEK; from the exons ATGACCTCTGTGGGGCGTAGTTGTATCTCTTACTCCGAGATCTGGTCATCGTTGGGATCTCCATACGCCGGATCTGCTAAAATACGCTTGATCCATATGGGCCTCCTCGACCACTTGTGGGACGACACCGTCGCCGGCCCAAGGCCGGAAAACGGTCTCGGCAAGCTCCGAAAACACCACACCTTCACTTTCCGACCTAGCTCCGGCAAGG AAACGGAGGGCGGGAGCGTGAGATCGTACGGAGACGAATCGTCGGAGGAAGCGACGAGAGTGACGCGTAGTATCATGATCGTGAAACCGCCCGGGTACCAGAGTGGATCGCCTCCGGTTTCTCCCGCCGGTTCTACTACTCCGATTTCTCCGTTTTCCGGTAAG GAGGAAAAGATTCGTTTCGGTTTCGAAGAAGGTCGGCATCAGATGCGTACGAGAAGAGAGGGCAGAACAGATCAGGCCCTTCTTCTCCTTTCGATGTGTGAGAAATGA
- the LOC100814324 gene encoding dormancy-associated protein homolog 3 isoform X1: MWAHTLSNPYLDVNADPCGHVKGSNFDHNRRFRSPLTPTSCSTFNALASLNMTSVGRSCISYSEIWSSLGSPYAGSAKIRLIHMGLLDHLWDDTVAGPRPENGLGKLRKHHTFTFRPSSGKETEGGSVRSYGDESSEEATRVTRSIMIVKPPGYQSGSPPVSPAGSTTPISPFSGGKDSFRFRRRSASDAYEKRGQNRSGPSSPFDV; the protein is encoded by the exons ATGTGGGCCCATACGCTAAGCAATCCTTATCTCGACGTGAACGCCGATCCATGTGGCCACGTCAAAGGCTCCAACTTTGATCACAATCGACGGTTCAGATCTCCCTTAACCCCAACAAGTTGTTCGACTTTTAACGCTCTGGCATCGTTAAATATGACCTCTGTGGGGCGTAGTTGTATCTCTTACTCCGAGATCTGGTCATCGTTGGGATCTCCATACGCCGGATCTGCTAAAATACGCTTGATCCATATGGGCCTCCTCGACCACTTGTGGGACGACACCGTCGCCGGCCCAAGGCCGGAAAACGGTCTCGGCAAGCTCCGAAAACACCACACCTTCACTTTCCGACCTAGCTCCGGCAAGG AAACGGAGGGCGGGAGCGTGAGATCGTACGGAGACGAATCGTCGGAGGAAGCGACGAGAGTGACGCGTAGTATCATGATCGTGAAACCGCCCGGGTACCAGAGTGGATCGCCTCCGGTTTCTCCCGCCGGTTCTACTACTCCGATTTCTCCGTTTTCCG GAGGAAAAGATTCGTTTCGGTTTCGAAGAAGGTCGGCATCAGATGCGTACGAGAAGAGAGGGCAGAACAGATCAGGCCCTTCTTCTCCTTTCGATGTGTGA